One Homo sapiens chromosome 3, GRCh38.p14 Primary Assembly genomic window carries:
- the TM4SF1 gene encoding transmembrane 4 L6 family member 1 isoform 2 (isoform 2 is encoded by transcript variant 2): protein MCYGKCARCIGHSLVGLALLCIAANILLYFPNGETKYASENHLSRFVWFFSGIVGGGLLMLLPAFVFIGLEQDDCCGCCGHENCGKRCAVPSGYLHMVRVH, encoded by the exons ATGTGCTATGGGAAGTGTGCACGATGCATCGGACATTCTCTGGTGGGGCTCGCCCTCCTGTGCATCGCGGCTAATATTTTGCTTTACTTTCCCAATGGGGAAACAAAGTATGCCTCCGAAAACCACCTCAGCCGCTTCGTGTGGTTCTTTTCTGGCATCGTAGGAGGTGGCCTGCTG ATGCTCCTGCCAGCATTTGTCTTCATTGGGCTGGAACAGGATgactgctgtggctgctgtggccATGAAAACTGTGGCAAACGATGTGCG GTACCTTCTGGATACCTCCACATGGTCCGAGTGCACTGA
- the TM4SF1 gene encoding transmembrane 4 L6 family member 1 isoform X1, whose product MCYGKCARCIGHSLVGLALLCIAANILLYFPNGETKYASENHLSRFVWFFSGIVGGGLLMLLPAFVFIGLEQDDCCGCCGHENCGKRCAMLSSVLAALIGIAGSGYCVIVAALGLAEGPLCLDSLGQWNYTFASTEGQYLLDTSTWSECTEPKHIVEWNVSLFSILLALGGIEFILCLIQVINGVLGGICGFCCSHQQVRTCMKINMTAKRTNPGQSHNLPLFHCNLYISLVFICKTLY is encoded by the exons ATGTGCTATGGGAAGTGTGCACGATGCATCGGACATTCTCTGGTGGGGCTCGCCCTCCTGTGCATCGCGGCTAATATTTTGCTTTACTTTCCCAATGGGGAAACAAAGTATGCCTCCGAAAACCACCTCAGCCGCTTCGTGTGGTTCTTTTCTGGCATCGTAGGAGGTGGCCTGCTG ATGCTCCTGCCAGCATTTGTCTTCATTGGGCTGGAACAGGATgactgctgtggctgctgtggccATGAAAACTGTGGCAAACGATGTGCG ATGCTTTCTTCTGTATTGGCTGCTCTCATTGGAATTGCAGGATCTGGCTACTGTGTCATTGTGGCAGCCCTTGGCTTAGCAGAAGGACCACTATGTCTTGATTCCCTCGGCCAGTGGAACTACACCTTTGCCAGCACTGAGGGCCA GTACCTTCTGGATACCTCCACATGGTCCGAGTGCACTGAACCCAAGCACATTGTGGAATGGAATGTATCTCTGTTTTCTATCCTCTTGGCTCTTGGTGGAATTGAATTCATCTTGTGTCTTATTCAAGTAATAAATGGAGTGCTTGGAGGCATATGTGGCTTTTGCTGCTCTCACCAACAGGTAAGAACCTGCATGAAAAT CAATATGACTGCTAAAAGAACCAACCCAGGACAGAGCCACAATCTTCCTCTATTTcattgtaatttatatatttcacttGTATTCATTTGTAAAACTTTGTATTAG
- the TM4SF1 gene encoding transmembrane 4 L6 family member 1 isoform 1 (isoform 1 is encoded by transcript variant 1), with product MCYGKCARCIGHSLVGLALLCIAANILLYFPNGETKYASENHLSRFVWFFSGIVGGGLLMLLPAFVFIGLEQDDCCGCCGHENCGKRCAMLSSVLAALIGIAGSGYCVIVAALGLAEGPLCLDSLGQWNYTFASTEGQYLLDTSTWSECTEPKHIVEWNVSLFSILLALGGIEFILCLIQVINGVLGGICGFCCSHQQQYDC from the exons ATGTGCTATGGGAAGTGTGCACGATGCATCGGACATTCTCTGGTGGGGCTCGCCCTCCTGTGCATCGCGGCTAATATTTTGCTTTACTTTCCCAATGGGGAAACAAAGTATGCCTCCGAAAACCACCTCAGCCGCTTCGTGTGGTTCTTTTCTGGCATCGTAGGAGGTGGCCTGCTG ATGCTCCTGCCAGCATTTGTCTTCATTGGGCTGGAACAGGATgactgctgtggctgctgtggccATGAAAACTGTGGCAAACGATGTGCG ATGCTTTCTTCTGTATTGGCTGCTCTCATTGGAATTGCAGGATCTGGCTACTGTGTCATTGTGGCAGCCCTTGGCTTAGCAGAAGGACCACTATGTCTTGATTCCCTCGGCCAGTGGAACTACACCTTTGCCAGCACTGAGGGCCA GTACCTTCTGGATACCTCCACATGGTCCGAGTGCACTGAACCCAAGCACATTGTGGAATGGAATGTATCTCTGTTTTCTATCCTCTTGGCTCTTGGTGGAATTGAATTCATCTTGTGTCTTATTCAAGTAATAAATGGAGTGCTTGGAGGCATATGTGGCTTTTGCTGCTCTCACCAACAG CAATATGACTGCTAA